Proteins encoded within one genomic window of Anopheles gambiae chromosome 3, idAnoGambNW_F1_1, whole genome shotgun sequence:
- the LOC3291429 gene encoding transmembrane protease serine 7 yields the protein MASSSEANFMYVRLMVISVVIGMACLRMAFACNCIPEKFCAAPPDVDLRLIDDDQCPTGMVCCGEPASDLDETVCAGGLCVSDQSQCPGEDYDDEEYGAGLIDLRTNDVRCPGTQYCCRTMREQLPACDGTCVPRSLCTMFQPGPAGCAGDNVCCRMDRTAWIDTINDINAMGEPALLPVNDRVSGTCEWSRLGTDTTTVVPPWVVSIWARVDILPGLQADQFVCGGVQVDSSLIMTAASCVKDRPVEEMFANVGDYDISSRTLLRVENIYTVKEKIIHEYYNTSDPVHNDVALLGLTAPVRNGKCTAPLASPPANGCKARNHDCYTIGWNRTLLAAGSGRMKRYPVQVTTFQEDLFCSPGTICIDRDEARCNVEDESLHGSVVICEEGEQQDDWKVRGLLIRNCTGVAIESVVAWLEHQRNPGFVQKLGPADPFRQYLPVRA from the exons ATGGCATCTTCAAGCGAAGCAAACTTCATGTACGTGCGGTTAATGGTGATCAGTGTTGTCATCGGTATGGCATGTTTACGAATGGCATTTGCTTGCAATTGTATACCGGAAAAGTTTTGCGCTGCACCACCGGATGTGGATCTTCGGCTGATAGATGACGACCAGTGCCCTACGGGGATGGTGTGCTGTGGTGAGCCGGCAAGTGACCTCGACGAAACGGTCTGCGCTGGTGGTCTCTGCGTTTCCGACCAGTCACAGTGCCCTGGTGAGGATTACGACGACGAAGAATACGGCGCCGGACTAATCGACCTCCGAACGAACGATGTACGCTGCCCCGGAACTCAGTATTGCTGCCGAACGATGCGCGAGCAACTTCCCGCGTGTGATGGAACGTGCGTGCCGAGGTCACTCTGCACCATGTTCCAGCCCGGGCCGGCGGGGTGTGCGGGTGATAACGTTTGCTGCCGGATGGATCGGACCGCGTGGATTGACACGATCAACGATATTAATGCGATGGGTGAACCAGCTTTGCTGCCTGTTAACGATCGCGTGTCGGGGACATGTGAGTGGAGCAGATTGGGAACAGATACCACCACCGTCGTACCACCCTGGGTGGTGTCGATCTGGGCACGGGTTGACATCCTGCCCGGCTTGCAGGCGGATCAGTTCGTTTGTGGTGGAGTGCAGGTCGACTCGTCGCTAATAATGACAGCCGCGAGCTGCGTGAAAGATCGACCGGTGGAGGAAATGTTCGCGAACGTCGGTGATTACGATATTTCGAGCCGAACTTTGCTGCGCGTCGAAAAT ATCTACACCGTCAAGGAGAAGATCATTCACGAATATTACAACACCTCCGATCCGGTACACAACGATGTCGCCTTGCTAGGTCTTACCGCCCCGGTTCGCAATGGCAAGTGTACTGCACCGCTTGCCTCACCGCCAGCGAATGGATGCAAAGCACGAAACCACGATTGCTACACTATCGGCTGGAACCGTACATTGCTTGCAGCAGGCTCCGGACGAATGAAACGCTACCCGGTACAGGTGACAACCTTCCAGGAGGATCTGTTTTGCTCTCCTGGCACGATCTGTATCGATCGTGACGAAGCACGGTGCAATGTTGAGGACGAATCTCTGCATGGATCGGTCGTTATTTGCGAGGAGGGTGAGCAGCAAGACGATTGGAAGGTAAGAGGGCTGCTAATACGCAACTGCACGGGCGTGGCCATTGAGAGTGTGGTGGCGTGGCTGGAGCATCAGCGTAATCCCGGGTTCGTGCAGAAACTGGGACCAGCGGACCCGTTCCGCCAGTATCTGCCCGTCCGGGCGTGA
- the LOC3291433 gene encoding phenoloxidase-activating factor 2 → MVLWRYGVSAAVLMLVLGCLVHLTRADYTLDDVLKEIDPVAQSQPCSGECVPYFLCKENGIITDGEGIIDVRVGEETGAPCHYLEECCEQRSVRDQPPPGAIKPYGIKRELGKPTCGVRNSNGIGFRLSTNPNGEAEFGEFPWMVAVLLENPIGGSGDSFNLYQGGGSLIAPNVVLTAAHIVYNKQKDKLILRAGEWDTQTQAELYKHQDRRVDQVITHEAFNKGSLANDVALVVLTDPFLLAENIQPICLPPRGTSFDYQNCFASGWGKDLFGKAGKYQVILKKIELPVVPHATCQEALRTTRLGRRFALHQSFMCAGGVAGQDTCRGDGGSPLVCPIPGSPTHYYQAGIVAWGIGCGTDGIPGVYASVSVFRGWIDEQLLEHNILARDYVYTS, encoded by the exons atggTGCTCTGGCGGTACGGTGTATCTGCTGCAGTTTTGATGCTGGTGCTTGGTTGTTTGGTGCACCTAACCAGGGCGGACTATACGTTAGACGATGTGCTCAAAGAAATAGACCCAGTGGCACAAAGCCAA CCCTGTAGCGGCGAGTGCGTGCCGTATTTCCTTTGCAAAGAAAACGGCATCATTACGGACGGTGAGGGCATCATAGATGTTCGCGTTGGTGAAGAAACCGGAGCTCCATGTCACTATCtg GAAGAGTGCTGCGAGCAGCGTTCCGTGCGTGACCAGCCCCCACCCGGCGCTATCAAACCATACGGCATCAAGCGCGAGCTAGGTAAACCGACCTGCGGTGTGCGTAACTCGAACGGGATCGGCTTCCGTCTGTCGACCAATCCGAACGGCGAGGCCGAGTTCGGTGAGTTCCCGTGGATGGTGGCGGTGCTGCTGGAAAATCCAATCGGTGGTAGCGGCGACAGCTTCAACCTTTACCAGGGCGGCGGATCACTGATCGCACCGAACGTGGTCCTTACCGCAGCACACATCGTGTACAACAAACAGAAGGACAAGCTGATACTTCGGGCCGGCGAATGGGACACGCAGACGCAGGCCGAGCTGTACAAGCATCAGGATCGTCGGGTCGATCAGGTCATCACGCACGAAGCGTTCAACAAGGGCTCGCTGGCGAACGATGTAGCGCTGGTAGTACTCACCGATCCGTTCTTGCTGGCCGAGAACATTCAGCCGATCTGTCTTCCACCGAGGGGAACTTCGTTCGACTATCAGAACTGTTTCGCTTCCGGCTGGGGCAAGGATCTGTTCGGCAAAGCGGGCAAGTACCAGGTGATACTGAAGAAGATCGAGCTGCCGGTCGTACCGCACGCAACCTGTCAAGAGGCACTGCGCACTACTCGGCTGGGCAGGCGGTTTGCGCTGCATCAGAGCTTCATGTGCGCCGGTGGCGTGGCCGGACAGGACACGTGCCGTGGTGATGGAGGATCTCCACTGGTGTGTCCGATTCCGGGATCGCCCACTCACTACTACCAGGCGGGCATCGTGGCGTGGGGCATCGGTTGTGGCACGGACGGTATCCCCGGTGTGTACGCCAGTGTGTCAGTCTTCCGTGGCTGGATCGATGAACAGCTGCTGGAACACAACATTCTTGCAAGGGACTATGTGTACACTTCATAA